Proteins co-encoded in one Sinobacterium norvegicum genomic window:
- the tsaE gene encoding tRNA (adenosine(37)-N6)-threonylcarbamoyltransferase complex ATPase subunit type 1 TsaE: MLQLGQALSFCDCRGITVYLQGDLGMGKTTFSRGVITGFGHRGAVKSPTYTLVEPYEFQAITVYHFDLYRLGDPEELEYMGIRDYFNDDSLCLIEWPVRGIGVLKEADLELTLTLQGAGRRVVWRAFNDAAEALATEWQQHYGVAGKQQ; the protein is encoded by the coding sequence TTGCTGCAATTGGGTCAAGCGTTGTCGTTTTGCGATTGTCGGGGGATTACCGTCTACTTGCAGGGTGATTTGGGCATGGGGAAAACCACCTTTAGTCGCGGCGTTATTACCGGCTTTGGCCACCGCGGTGCAGTAAAGAGCCCGACCTACACGCTGGTTGAACCCTATGAGTTTCAAGCAATAACGGTATATCACTTCGACCTCTACCGGTTGGGAGACCCGGAAGAACTTGAGTACATGGGGATTCGTGATTACTTTAATGACGATAGCCTCTGTTTGATCGAGTGGCCTGTGCGTGGCATTGGGGTGCTGAAAGAGGCTGATCTTGAGCTAACGCTGACCTTGCAGGGGGCTGGCCGGAGGGTTGTTTGGCGCGCCTTTAATGATGCCGCTGAAGCACTGGCGACCGAATGGCAGCAGCATTACGGCGTCGCCGGCAAGCAACAATAG